The Patagioenas fasciata isolate bPatFas1 chromosome 3, bPatFas1.hap1, whole genome shotgun sequence genome contains a region encoding:
- the PSMB1 gene encoding proteasome subunit beta type-1: MLSTAAYVDFGPEMGYGPGAPVQNRFSPYTFNGGTVLAIAGEDFSLVASDTRLSEGYAIHCRDSPKCYKLTERTVIGCSGFHGDCLTLTKIIEARLKMYKHSNNKTMTTGAIAAMLSTILYSRRFFPYYVYNIIGGLDEEGKGAVYSFDPVGSYQRDSFKAAGSASAMLQPLLDNQIGFKNMQNVEHLPLTLEKALQLVKDVFISAAERDVYTGDALKICIVTKDGIKEETVQLRKD, encoded by the exons ATGTTGTCCACCGCTGCTTACGTCGACTTCGGGCCCGAGATGGGTTACGGGCCCGGCGCGCCCGTGCAGAACCGCTTTTCTCCCTACACCTTTAACGGAGG GACTGTGTTGGCCATTGCTGGAGAAGACTTTTCTCTTGTTGCCTCTGACACACGTCTGAGTGAAGGTTATGCAATTCACTGCCGGGACAGTCCAAAATGCTACAAACT AACAGAACGAACGGTCATTGGATGCAGTGGTTTCCATGGTGACTGCCTTACTCTCACTAAAATTATAGAAGCAAGATTAAAG ATGTACAAGCATTCCAACAACAAGACCATGACTACTGGGGCTATTGCAGCGATGCTGTCTACAATTCTGTATTCTCGACGTTTCTTTCCTTACTATGTTTACAACATAATTGGCGGACTTGATGAAGAAG ggaagGGAGCAGTGTATAGCTTTGATCCGGTGGGCTCATACCAGAGAGATTCTTTCAAAGCAGCTGGATCAGCAAGTGCCATGCTGCAACCCTTGCTTGATAACCAG ATTGGCTTCAAGAACATGCAAAATGTGGAACATTTACCTCTGACCCTGGAGAAGGCTTTGCAGCTGGTTAAAGATGTCTTTATTTCTGCTGCTGAGAGAGACGTGTACACTGGGGATGCGCTTAAGATTTGCATTGTGACAAAAGATGGAATCAAAGAGGAAACTGTCCAATTACGAAAAGACTAA
- the TBP gene encoding TATA-box-binding protein, with translation MDQNNSLPAYAQGLASPQGAMTPGIPIFSPMMPYGTGLTPQPVQSTNSLSILEEQQRQQQQQQQQAAQQSTSQQATQGTSGQTPQLFHSQTLTTAHLPGTTPLYPSPMTPMTPITPATPASESSGIVPQLQNIVSTVNLGCKLDLKTIALRARNAEYNPKRFAAVIMRIREPRTTALIFSSGKMVCTGAKSEEQSRLAARKYARVVQKLGFPAKFLDFKIQNMVGSCDVKFPIRLEGLVLTHQQFSSYEPELFPGLIYRMIKPRIVLLIFVSGKVVLTGAKVRAEIYEAFENIYPILKGFRKTT, from the exons ATGGATCAGAACAACAGCTTGCCAGCCTATGCTCAAGGCTTAGCCTCCCCTCAg GGTGCAATGACTCCAGGAATTCCAATTTTTAGCCCAATGATGCCGTATGGCACAGGACTGACACCACAGCCTGTCCAGAGCACCAACAGTCTATCCATCCTAGAGgaacagcagcggcagcagcagcagcagcagcagcaagcagcaCAGCAATCTACATCACAGCAAGCAACACAGGGAACATCTGGTCAGACTCCCCAGCTCTTCCACTCACAGACTCTTACCACAGCCCATTTACCAGGAACCACACCTCTGTACCCCTCTCCCATGACTCCGATGACTCCAATAACTCCTGCAACGCCGGCATCCGAGAGTTCTGGGATAGTGCCACAGCTACA GAATATTGTGTCCACGGTGAATCTTGGTTGCAAACTTGACCTAAAAACTATTGCGCTTCGTGCCCGAAATGCTGAGTATAATCCCAAG CGTTTTGCTGCTGTTATTATGAGAATAAGAGAACCACGTACTACTGCACTTATATTCAGCTCTGGAAAAATGGTGTGCACAGGAGCGAAAAG TGAGGAGCAATCCAGACTGGCAGCAAGAAAGTATGCACGAGTTGTTCAGAAACTGGGTTTTCCTGCAAAATTTTTGgattttaaaattcagaacaTGGTGGGCAGCTGTGATGTGAAGTTTCCCATCAGATTAGAAGGACTGGTACTCACACACCAGCAGTTCAGCAG CTATGAGCCCGAATTGTTTCCTGGCTTAATCTACAGAATGATCAAGCCAAGAATtgttctgcttatttttgtttctggaaaAGTGGTTTTAACTG gTGCTAAAGTACGAGCAGAAATCTATGAAGCATTTGAAAACATCTATCCTATTTTAAAGGGATTCAGAAAGACAACGTAA
- the PDCD2 gene encoding programmed cell death protein 2 isoform X1, protein MAAGVELGFAAPVGPAGAWRLRSAYFPSKVGGRPAWLGEAGLPGPAALRCGRCQQPCAFLLQLYAPLPDRPDAFHRTLFVFACRGAACYRQPGPRGPLCVFRNQLPRQNDIYSAEPPPEEPPPDPAAAAAPPCRLRGGAALCRICGCLGPRACGRCRRAAYCGPEHQALDWRRGHRRACGLLAAGDSSANAIPEHNDFLFPEYEILIEPEEPEFPADNSVDPSDEQGAVDTSKDPKEQEELRATASAGEAIQSLDEETLEAMAKHETEEDKIFQMFKERVAAEPEQIIRYCRGGKGPIWVSGENIPEEKDIPSCLCGAKRIFEFQIMPQLLNHLQVDSLGESIDWGTLVVYTCADNCGAGNEYLEEFIWKQDFSAGSV, encoded by the exons ATGGCGGCCGGCGTGGAGCTGGGCTTCGCGGCGCCGGTGGGACCGGCGGGCGCCTGGCGGCTGCGCAGCGCCTACTTCCCCAGCAAGGTCGGGGGGCGGCCGGCGTGGCTGGGCGAGGCCGGgctcccgggccccgccgccctgcGCTGTgggcgctgccagcagccctgcgccTTCCTGTTGCAGCTGTACGCGCCGCTGCCCGACCGCCCCGACGCCTTCCACCGCACGCTCTTCGTCTTTGCCTGCCGCGGCGCCGCCTGCTACCGCCAGCCGGGCCCGCGGGGGCCCCTCTGCG TGTTCCGGAACCAACTGCCGCGGCAGAACGACATCTACTCGGCCGAGCCGCCTCCCGAGGAGCCGCCACCGgaccctgccgccgccgccgcccctccCTGCCGGCTCCGCGGCGGCGCCGCTCTCTGCCGCATCTGCGGCTGCCTGGGGCCCCGCGCCTGCGGGCGCTGCCGCCGCGCTGCCTACTGCGGCCCGGAGCACCAGGCGCTGGACTGGCGGCGGGGGCACCGGCGGGCCTGCGGGCTGCTCGCTGCTGGAG atAGCTCGGCAAATGCAATTCCAGAGCATAACGACTTCCTTTTTCCAGAATATGAAATTTTGATAGAACCTGAGGAACCAgaatttcctgctgacaacagTGTAGATCCCAGTGATGAGCAAGGAGCTGTAGATACATCAAAGGACCCAAAAGAACAAGAAGAGCTCAGAGCTACGGCCAGTGCAG GTGAAGCAATTCAATCCTTAGATGAGGAGACATTGGAAGCAATGGCAAAACATGAGACTGAAGAAGACAAGATCTTCCAAATGTTTAAAGAGCGAGTAGCTGCTGAACCAGAGCAG ATCATTAGATactgcagaggaggaaaaggccCAATCTGGGTATCAGGTGAAAATATTCCTGAAGAAAAAGATATCCCAAGCTGTTTATGTGGTGCCAAAAGGATTTTTGAATTCCAG ATTATGCCACAGCTCCTGAACCATCTTCAGGTTGACAGCCTTGGAGAGAGCATTGACTGGGGCACGCTGGTGGTGTACACTTGCGCTGACAATTGCGGTGCGGGAAATGAATACCTGGAAGAGTTCATATGGAAACAAGACTTCTCTGCAGGCTCTGTTTAA
- the PDCD2 gene encoding programmed cell death protein 2 isoform X2, translated as MAAGVELGFAAPVGPAGAWRLRSAYFPSKLYAPLPDRPDAFHRTLFVFACRGAACYRQPGPRGPLCVFRNQLPRQNDIYSAEPPPEEPPPDPAAAAAPPCRLRGGAALCRICGCLGPRACGRCRRAAYCGPEHQALDWRRGHRRACGLLAAGDSSANAIPEHNDFLFPEYEILIEPEEPEFPADNSVDPSDEQGAVDTSKDPKEQEELRATASAGEAIQSLDEETLEAMAKHETEEDKIFQMFKERVAAEPEQIIRYCRGGKGPIWVSGENIPEEKDIPSCLCGAKRIFEFQIMPQLLNHLQVDSLGESIDWGTLVVYTCADNCGAGNEYLEEFIWKQDFSAGSV; from the exons ATGGCGGCCGGCGTGGAGCTGGGCTTCGCGGCGCCGGTGGGACCGGCGGGCGCCTGGCGGCTGCGCAGCGCCTACTTCCCCAGCAAG CTGTACGCGCCGCTGCCCGACCGCCCCGACGCCTTCCACCGCACGCTCTTCGTCTTTGCCTGCCGCGGCGCCGCCTGCTACCGCCAGCCGGGCCCGCGGGGGCCCCTCTGCG TGTTCCGGAACCAACTGCCGCGGCAGAACGACATCTACTCGGCCGAGCCGCCTCCCGAGGAGCCGCCACCGgaccctgccgccgccgccgcccctccCTGCCGGCTCCGCGGCGGCGCCGCTCTCTGCCGCATCTGCGGCTGCCTGGGGCCCCGCGCCTGCGGGCGCTGCCGCCGCGCTGCCTACTGCGGCCCGGAGCACCAGGCGCTGGACTGGCGGCGGGGGCACCGGCGGGCCTGCGGGCTGCTCGCTGCTGGAG atAGCTCGGCAAATGCAATTCCAGAGCATAACGACTTCCTTTTTCCAGAATATGAAATTTTGATAGAACCTGAGGAACCAgaatttcctgctgacaacagTGTAGATCCCAGTGATGAGCAAGGAGCTGTAGATACATCAAAGGACCCAAAAGAACAAGAAGAGCTCAGAGCTACGGCCAGTGCAG GTGAAGCAATTCAATCCTTAGATGAGGAGACATTGGAAGCAATGGCAAAACATGAGACTGAAGAAGACAAGATCTTCCAAATGTTTAAAGAGCGAGTAGCTGCTGAACCAGAGCAG ATCATTAGATactgcagaggaggaaaaggccCAATCTGGGTATCAGGTGAAAATATTCCTGAAGAAAAAGATATCCCAAGCTGTTTATGTGGTGCCAAAAGGATTTTTGAATTCCAG ATTATGCCACAGCTCCTGAACCATCTTCAGGTTGACAGCCTTGGAGAGAGCATTGACTGGGGCACGCTGGTGGTGTACACTTGCGCTGACAATTGCGGTGCGGGAAATGAATACCTGGAAGAGTTCATATGGAAACAAGACTTCTCTGCAGGCTCTGTTTAA